A genomic window from Colletotrichum destructivum chromosome 7, complete sequence includes:
- a CDS encoding Putative AAA+ ATPase domain, ABC transporter type 1, transmembrane domain-containing protein has protein sequence MSSRCLNDDSLGPGVQGCRGNFDFTLRFERIFLAIIPAAVFAALSLPRIAFLSRKPRIVGAPTVQTIKLAIVTVYATLQFALLILQTTSNGSRIDGFAVGASALSFLAALFMIGLSYAEHSRALRPSMLLTGYIFFQILFDAAQTRTSWLMARTFSTQLFARLFTASLAVKIVILFVEAQRKSKWIRWTAEEHSPEETSGLFSLGVYYWLNRLFLHGYRNVLTIKDLYALDRGMIAETMQVALAQELDKGIYLGKKHGLARALAKALAVPLLLPVAPRIALIGFNYSQPFFIQALLQYLQDTDAPKNVGYGLIGASVMIYTGIAISTALYYYFQQRALYMSRGCLSAIIYKKTTEASLVGAGDAAAVTLMSTDTERIIRGFYSLHEFWANIIEIALGCWLLESQLGVAFVAPIVVILVCTGITAAAAKLTGERQSRWMAQIQKRVGLTANVISNMKYLRISGITGPVADFVQKMRVEEMRIGNQFRWLIIVTAIAALAPNIVSPAVTFVFAQSRLDTTTIFTAFSFLVLLNNPLGLLFQSVPNMIAGFTCLGRIQKFLEVESRVDYRQSAHPSGWNDGKSEGSAYKDSMEGIPLQPLDKSTLQSSESSPPIPAIVIVDGSFGWTADKMVLQNITASVPASQLTLVVGPVASGKSTLCKALLGEVPFSNGLVSVPSRNAAIGYCEQNPFLYNGSIKDNIVGYSTFNQARYDEIIEGCMLSTDLLLLPYGDDTKIGSNGIMLSGGQKQRVSLARALYLTSDLLIFDDILSGLDNDTAAEVFRRVFGLDGIIRRRKATAVLCTHAIKYLPLADHIIALGTDGTLVEEGTFSDLMRDKKYVASLGVTAADSDTDSDAGSQPNSKTRPSSGLGSRPKRAPAVADEMMEKSRQTGDLKVYKHYFRSLNVTSTVIFVLFSASYAIWHNFPTIWMKYWAEDTLGKSSQYYVGLFGFFKALQLISLFIAGVALIIYMTTSSGTQLHQQALQTVINAPLTFFTTTDAGVITNLFSQDMTLIDSELPLSLLNTVLDGFESIAMGAVIAVASPYMAISYPFLIAFCWIIQKFYLRTSRQLRLLDLESKSPLYTHFLDTIKGVATMRAFGWTSKDIAFNQELLDTSQRPAYLLAMIQQWLVVTMQLMVAGIAVILVALAITLRANSGFTGASLVTLMSWGESIAMLIRFYTQLETSIGAVARIKTFSEKVTPENLEGEDIEPSEEWPEHGHIDIKGVSASYGNEQQVSSDGERTPPSLALKDLTFSIQPGQKVALCGRTGSGKSSLILLLLRLLDPISTCSQNMELDGVPFHRIDRSTLRRRIIAVPQDAVFLPDGSTIKSNLDPFESASDADCLSVLRMVQLTGFVEERGGLHEGMSADSLSAGQKQLFSLGRAILRRRAKDATYKRRGGGVLLLDEVSSSVDHATDRLMQEIIKEEFGRYTIVMVSHRLDMVMDFFDSVIVMDQGRVVETGSPGELVEREGSRFGELWVIENQGRSRET, from the exons ATGAGCTCAAGGTGCCTCAACGACGACTCGCTCGGACCCGGCGTCCAGGGATGTCGTGGCAACTTCGACTTCACCCTCCGATTTGAGAGGATCTTCTTAGCCATCATTCCTGCGGCGGTCTTTGCTGCTCTCTCGCTACCCCGCATCGCTTTCCTCTCCCGAAAACCACGAATCGTCGGCGCCCCAACCGTGCAGACAATCAAGCTG GCCATAGTCACAGTATACGCCACGCTCCAGTTCGCGCTGCTCATTCTCCAAACCACTTCCAATGGCTCGCGCATTGATGGGTTCGCTGTGGGGGCGTCTGCCCTCAGCTTTCTCGCCGCTCTCTTCATGATAGGATTGTCTTATGCTGAGCACTCAAGGGCACTCAGACCCTCCATGCTCTTGACGGGCTATATCTTCTTCCAGATCTTGTTTGATGCTGCCCAAACCAGAACATCTTGGTTAATGGCGCGAACCTTTTCGACCCAATTATTCGCTAGGCTCTTTACGGCCTCGCTGGCTGTCAAAATTGTCATCCTTTTTGTCGAGGCCCAGAGGAAGTCGAAATGGATTCGCTGGACCGCGGAAGAACATAGCCCGGAGGAGACGAGCGGCCTCTTCAGCTTGGGCGTCTACTACTGGCTTAACCGTCTCTTTCTCCACGGCTACCGCAACGTGCTCACTATCAAGGACCTGTATGCGCTTGACCGGGGCATGATAGCGGAAACGATGCAGGTCGCACTGGCTCAAGAGCTCGACAAGGGAATCTATCTCGGCAAGAAGCATGGGCTCGCGAGAGCTCTCGCCAAGGCCCTCGCTGTTccgttgctgctgcctgTAGCTCCACGAATCGCACTCATAGGGTTCAACTACAGCCAGCCCTTCTTCATCCAAGCCCTGCTCCAGTATCTACAAGATACCGACGCGCCGAAGAATGTGGGGTATGGCCTGATCGGTGCCTCCGTCATGATTTACACCGGCATCGCTATATCCACCGCCCTCTACTACTATTTCCAGCAGCGAGCTCTATACATGTCGCGAGGCTGCCTGTCGGCAATCATATACAAGAAGACCACTGAAGCTTCGCTCGTAGGGGCTGGAGACGCAGCCGCGGTGACGCTAATGAGCACTGACACGGAGCGTATCATCCGCGGATTCTACAGCTTGCACGAGTTCTGGGCCAACATCATCGAAATTGCGCTTGGCTGTTGGCTGCTGGAAAGCCAACTAGGAGTGGCTTTCGTTGCCCCCATCGTCGTGATCCTCGTGTGCACCGGCATcaccgccgcggccgcaAAGCTCACGGGCGAGCGACAATCTCGTTGGATGGCACAGATCCAGAAGCGCGTGGGGCTCACCGCGAATGTCATCTCCAACATGAAGTACCTACGCATTTCCGGTATTACGGGCCCCGTAGCCGACTTCGTGCAGAAGATGAGGGTCGAAGAGATGCGCATCGGAAACCAGTTCCGTTggctcatcatcgtcacagCGATCGCAGCCTTGGCCCCGAATATCGTTTCCCCGGCAGTCACTTTTGTCTTTGCGCAGTCCCGCCTCGATACTACAACCATCTTCACCGCGTTTTCATTCCTGGTCCTTCTCAACAACCCTTTAGGTCTGCTCTTCCAGTCAGTCCCGAACATGATTGCCGGCTTCACTTGCCTGGGGCGGATCCAGAAGTTTCTTGAAGTGGAATCACGCGTCGACTACCGGCAGTCTGCCCATCCTTCGGGGTGGAATGATGGAAAATCAGAGGGCAGCGCATACAAGGACAGCATGGAAGGGATCCCTCTGCAACCACTCGACAAGTCCACGCTGCAAAGCTCGGAGAGCAGCCCGCCAATCCCTGCCATTGTCATTGTGGACGGTAGCTTTGGCTGGACGGCAGACAAGATGGTGCTCCAGAACATCACGGCATCTGTTCCGGCATCTCAGCTGACCCTCGTTGTTGGTCCTGTGGCATCGGGTAAGTCCACTCTTTGCAAGGccctgctcggcgaggttCCGTTCAGCAATGGCCTCGTGTCAGTCCCCTCGCGCAACGCTGCCATTGGGTACTGCGAACAGAATCCATTTCTCTACAATGGCTCCATCAAGGACAATATCGTCGGGTATTCCACCTTCAACCAGGCACGATACGACGAGATTATCGAAGGGTGCATGCTTTCCACGGACCTGCTCCTTTTGCCGTACGGCGATGACACCAAGATTGGAAGCAATGGTATCATGCTCAGCGGCGGCCAGAAGCAGCGCGTCTCTCTTGCTCGCGCTCTGTACCTCACCAGCGACCTCTTGATTTTTGACGACATCCTGAGTGGCCTTGACAACGATACCGCAGCTGAAGTTTTTCGGAGGGTGTTTGGACTCGACGGCATCATCCGCCGGCGCAAGGCAACGGCTGTCTTGTGCACACACGCGATCAAATACCTTCCCCTGGCGGACCacatcatcgccctcggAACAGATGGTACTCTGGTCGAGGAAGGCACCTTCAGCGACCTGATGCGGGACAAGAAATACGTTGCCAGCCTTGGGGTTACAGCAGCAGACTCTGACACGGATTCGGATGCGGGCAGTCAACCGAACAGCAAAACCAGGCCGTCTTCAGGTCTAGGCTCGAGACCAAAGCGTGCCCctgccgttgccgacgagatgatggagaagtCGAGGCAGACTGGAGATTTGAAGGTCTACAAGCACTATTTTCGCAGCTTGAATGTGACTTCGACCGTCATCTTTGTGCTTTTCTCTGCTTCGTATGCCATCTGGCACAATTTTCCGACGATCTGGATGAAGTATTGGGCCGAGGACACGCTTGGCAAGAGTAGCCAGTATTACGTCGGACTCTTCGGGTTCTTCAAAGCCCTGCAACTAATCTCTCTCTTCATCGCTGGCGTCGCCTTGATCATCTATATGACCACCTCCTCTGGCACTCAGCTTCACCAACAAGCCCTGCAGACCGTCATCAACGCGCCGCTCACGTTCTTCACAACTACCGACGCAGGAGTCATCACGAACCTATTCTCTCAAGACATGACGCTGATCGATAGCGAGCTGCCCTTGTCGCTACTGAATACCGTCCTTGATGGGTTCGAGTCGATTGCCATGGGGGCCGTCATTGCTGTTGCATCGCCTTACATGGCCATCAGCTACCCTTTCTTGATCGCCTTCTGCTGGATCATCCAGAAGTTCTACCTTCGGACCTCTCGACAGTTGAGACTGCTCGACCTAGAGTCCAAGAGCCCCCTCTA CACGCACTTCCTCGACACCATCAAAGGCGTCGCAACCATGCGCGCTTTCGGCTGGACAAGTAAAGACATTGCATTTAACCAGGAACTGCTCGACACCTCCCAGCGGCCGGCGTATCTGCTCGCCATGATCCAGCAGTGGCTCGTCGTAACAATGCAGCTCATGGTCGCCGGCATCGCTGTCATCCTCGTTGCCCTAGCCATCACGCTCAGGGCCAACTCGGGGTTCACCGGGGCCTCGCTGGTCACGCTCATGTCGTGGGGCGAGAGCATCGCCATGCTCATCAGGTTCTACACCCAGCTCGAGACATCCATCGGCGCTGTGGCGCGTATCAAGACGTTTTCCGAAAAGGTGACGCCGGAAAACCTCGAGGGAGAGGATATCGAGCCGTCGGAAGAGTGGCCCGAACATGGCCATATTGACATCAAAGGAGTATCTGCCTCGTACGG CAATGAACAGCAAGTGTCTTCAGACGGCGAGCGGACGCCTCCAAGCCTCGCGCTTAAGGACCTTACCTTTTCTATCCAGCCCGGTCAAAAGGTTGCCCTCTGCGGTAGAACCGGAAG CGGCAAATCGTCCCTtatccttcttctccttcgccttctgGACCCCATCTCGACCTGCTCGCAGAACATggagctggacggcgtcCCCTTTCACCGCATTGACCGGTCGACCCTCCGCCGTCGCATCATAGCCGTGCCCCAGGACGCCGTCTTCCTACCGGATGGCAGTACGATCAAGTCGAACCTTGACCCCTTCGAATCGGCGTCGGACGCCGACTGCCTCTCGGTGCTGCGGATGGTGCAGCTCACCGGGTTCGTCGAGGAGCGTGGCGGGCTGCATGAAGGCATGAGCGCCGACAGCCTCAGTGCCGGGCAGAAACAGCTCTTCAGCCTGGGGCGGGCGATCCTACGTCGGCGGGCCAAGGACGCGACGTATAAGAGGCGCGGTGGCGgggtgctgctgctcgacgaggtgAGCTCGAGCGTAGACCACGCGACGGACCGGTTGATGCAAGAGATCATCAAGGAGGAGTTTGGCAGGTATACGATCGTCATGGTGTCACACCGGCTGGACATGGTCATGGACTTTTTCGactccgtcatcgtcatggACCAGGGTCGCGTTGTCGAGACGGGCAGCCCGggcgagctggtcgagaGGGAGGGCAGCCGGTTCGGTGAGCTCTGGGTGATTGAGAACCAAGGCAGGTCGCGGGAGACGTAG
- a CDS encoding Putative transport and Golgi organization protein — MCIVLLTTAHPDYALIVIDNRDEFILRPTSRPHWWSHPSGASVLSARDLQRAEKGTWLGITKTGQLAVLTNYRETNTQDATHPIHAARSRGGMVTAWLGSDPTEPASESANHLVKDGGVKGVGGFSMVAGKLKRKRGGGDDEKPQRALEGIAIISNRCDDLEDVPWIAEKRGEVYGLSNTGYDDPKPWPKVEHGKRLVKEAIQEAVAGDLDENALAERLFEVLDTDSLPKHPDMSLADYIKELKQSIFVPALGDDAHRKAMEEAVSRGPGHWATDDQMAAEGLQLGERPDPPAQASMGFEVGLYGTQRQTVIMVDWDGNVTYRERALWDGNGNPIERGQGDEVFKFKIEGWES, encoded by the coding sequence ATGTGCATCGTCCTCCTTACCACCGCACATCCCGACTACGCTCTCATTGTCATCGACAATCGAGACGAGTTCATCCTGCGCCCGACATCTCGCCCGCACTGGTGGTCACACCCGTCCGgcgcctccgtcctctccGCCCGCGACCTCCAAAGAGCGGAGAAGGGGACGTGGCTCGGCATTACCAAGACAGGACAACTAGCCGTGCTCACCAACTACCGCGAAACCAACACGCAGGATGCGACCCATCCAATCCACGCCGCTCGCAGTCGCGGCGGCATGGTCACGGCTTGGCTGGGATCCGACCCTACCGAGCCCGCGTCGGAATCGGCGAACCACCTCGTCAAGGATGGGGGCGTcaagggcgtcggcggcttctcCATGGTAGCCGGTAAGTTGAAGAGAAAgcgcggcggtggcgacgacgaaaagCCCCAACGCGCGCTCGAAGGCATTGCCATTATTTCGAACCGCTGTGACGACCTTGAGGACGTGCCGTGGATCGCCGAGAAGCGTGGCGAGGTATATGGCCTTAGCAACACTGGCTACGACGACCCCAAACCGTGGCCCAAGGTCGAACACGGAAAGCggctcgtcaaggaggccatccAGGAGGCCGTAGCTGGGGACCTGGACGAGAACGCACTCGCCGAGCGCCTTTTCGAGGTGCTCGACACCGACTCGTTGCCCAAGCACCCCGACATGAGCCTGGCGGACTACATCAAGGAGTTGAAGCAGTCCATCTTTGTTCCCGCGTTGGGTGATGACGCCCATCGCAAGGCCATGGAGGAGGCCGTTTCGAGGGGGCCGGGCCATTGGGCAACCGACGACCagatggccgccgagggtcTGCAGTTGGGCGAGCGACCGGATCCGCCGGCGCAGGCCAGCATGGGCTTCGAGGTGGGCTTGTACGGCACGCAGCGTCAGACCGTCATCATGGTCGATTGGGACGGGAATGTCACGTATCGCGAACGAGCGCTGTGGGACGGCAACGGAAACCCGATCGAGAGGGGCCAGGGCGATGAGGTGTTCAAGTTCAAGATCGAGGGGTGGGAGAGCTGA
- a CDS encoding Putative fungal transcription factor, which translates to MFHHVHRCTVPDFGLATPLAKVWSNYILPLGYYADSIKHAVIALGVAHRAFLERDPSADPAPSQSDLAINDLAERHYRKAVSEAIQIMADPSPVNVRVTLVCCLVFVCLEIVRGQYDKAIQHLRSGSRVLESLHQASSLASRRDSTASLSASDRCLAETVRNHFDQLCDIADMFTCMGMDASMLTEADIVPDLSFFTRPEGGSDENKPFASVSEARQCLHFVELVFVEAFDDRWHCSSDGCWHSSVSCNSSSSPTPGSQSSAKEGWDKATARFRAWCSRFELFQKALPEGMGPAEHDELRALQFSQKSWEMFNQQDGPCAVKDVSADELHRLIDMAEDITSSRDGRLRPKFALVADVVPSLAYMCAFCDNAEVERRIVDVLRGMRRREGVWDSQEMADLYELVLQAKLDNRWKEEYNWETLPSLTRMISNIGVSSPSTRSLGSTPLASL; encoded by the coding sequence ATGTTCCACCACGTCCACCGGTGTACGGTCCCGGACTTCGGCCTCGCAACGCCTCTGGCCAAGGTATGGAGCAACTACATACTGCCCCTCGGCTACTACGCCGACTCCATCAAGcacgccgtcatcgccctcggcgttGCTCACAGAGCCTTCTTGGAGAGGGACCCCTCCGCCGACCCGGCGCCGTCCCAGTCCGATTTGGCGATCAACGACCTGGCCGAGAGGCACTACCGGAAAGCCGTCTCGGAAGCGATCCAAATCATGGCCGACCCGTCCCCGGTCAACGTCCGCGTCACGCTCGTCTgctgcctcgtcttcgtctgctTGGAGATCGTGAGGGGCCAGTACGACAAGGCCATCCAGCACCTGAGATCCGGGTCGCGCGTCCTGGAGTCGCTCCACCAGGCCTCCTCCCTGGCCAGCCGGCGCGACTCCACCGcctcgctctcggcgtcCGACCGGTGCCTGGCCGAGACGGTGCGGAACCACTTTGACCAGCTGTgcgacatcgccgacatgTTCACCTGCATGGGCATGGACGCTTCGATGCtgaccgaggccgacatAGTACCGGACCTGTCCTTCTTCACGCGACCGGAGGGGGGCAGCGACGAGAACAAGCCGTTTGCCAGCGTCTCGGAGGCCCGGCAGTGTCTTCACTTTGTCGAGCTGGTGTTCGTGGAGGCCTTTGATGACCGCTGGCACTGCAGTTCCGATGGCTGCTGGCACTCTTCGGTGTCGtgcaacagcagcagtagcCCGACGCCCGGATCGCAAAGCTCCGCCAAAGAGGGATGGGACAAGGCGACGGCTCGTTTCAGAGCGTGGTGCTCCCGCTTCGAGCTGTTCCAGAAGGCCTTGCCCGAGGGCATGGGGCCGGCGGAGCACGACGAGCTCAGGGCCCTGCAGTTCTCCCAGAAGAGCTGGGAGATGTTCAACCAGCAGGACGGGCCCTGCGCCGTGAAAGACGTGAGCGCCGATGAGCTCCACCGGCTCATTGACATGGCGGAGGACATCACGTCCTCCCGGGATGGGCGGCTCAGGCCCAAGTTCGCGCTGGTGGCCGACGTCGTGCCCTCGCTCGCGTACATGTGCGCCTTCTGCGAcaacgccgaggtcgagcggCGGATCGTGGATGTCCTGCGCGGCATGAGACGCAGGGAGGGCGTGTGGGACAGCCAGGAGATGGCGGACCTGTACGAGCTGGTCCTGCAGGCCAAGCTCGACAACCGGTGGAAGGAGGAGTACAACTGGGAGACGCTGCCGAGCCTCACGAGGATGATATCGAACATAGGGGTTTCTagcccgtcgacgaggagtCTCGGCAGCACCCCGCTGGCCTCGCTCTGA
- a CDS encoding Putative peptidase S8/S53 domain, PA domain, immunoglobulin-like, PA domain superfamily has product MRISATVSAFALALHLGGVAALGPRQEASNNEESTVFVAKSFIIEYAPGSSARVRRQNVASTDGIKVVKEFTSNVFSGASIETDTFTIDTLQELPDVINVWVNEEVKLAPTEGRAAAPEDAATYSTHNATGVAKLHAQGIFGKGVKVGVVDTGIWYNHVALGGGFGPGFKVAAGYDFVGDGFYPSSGPKAPDEDPLDTRGHGTHVAGIVAGKTDSWVGVAPEATLHAYKVFSNAASTDTATLIESFLAAYNDGVDIITASIGGANGWSNNAWAEVASRLVDEGVVVTISAGNSGANGPFYGSSGSSGKNVVAVASVETEVFPAIPFEATYGGSETVRVGYLPAGGYFPPTIVDWPIVALNTDTSDPADGCTPYPAGSPDLTGKIPLVRRGTCTFQVKQENLAALGAKYILIYNNGSPMTTPSTGNTDSQIAMITAESGAAFIAAIKANTTVTADFSVNPEIPIALDYPAGNRPNIFTSWGLLYDNQLKPDIGAPGGNIFSTYPNGEYAILSGTSMACPYVAGVAALYISQHGGRSVQGKGFARALSRRIISSGYALPWSDGTATDYGYTAPPAQVGNGQIDAWKVLHYDTQLEFEKIQLNDTRYFSRYHDITVSNKGKSDVTYKFSVQPNAGVDSLAWIPASGGLPGTNRVKTFTQLRPKTYTPEISFPRDFTLKAGESKTVSVNFNNPDNLGWNTTGLPLYGGKVIIQGSNGEQVSVPYAGVGADLRNTLGGVHEAGWPQSVSTVDDTPISEKATYSFDLSIEAQDFPKIYQKLLWGTRQTRWDIFDASWTERQWVYPPVEGKNGYIGSVASWVGSGNVQTFDPAQYNPDQTFTYPITDVPRDTAATYNEHWWFGKLGNGSQIAPGEYQFRFAALRPFGNPTHADNWDVYRTPKITITGQY; this is encoded by the exons ATGCGCATCTCGGCCACTGTCTCagccttcgccctcgccctccacctcggGGGTGTTGCCGCTCTCGGTCCCCGCCAGGAGGCCAGCAACAACGAGGAGTccaccgtcttcgtcgccaagAGCTTCATCATCGAATACGCTCCT GGTTCCAGCGCTCGCGTTCGTCGTCAGAACGTTGCTTCCACCGACGGCatcaaggtcgtcaaggagTTCACCAGCAATGTCTTCTCGGGCGCCAGCATCGAGACTGATACCTTCACCATCGACACCCTGCAGGAGCTCCCCGATGTCATCAACGTCTGGGTGAACGAGGAAGTCAAGCTGGCTCCTACCGAGGgtcgtgctgctgccccCGAGGATGCTGCCACCTACTCGACGCACAACGCCACCGGTGTAGCCAAGCTTCACGCTCAGGGCATCTTTGGcaagggcgtcaaggtcggtGTCGTTGACACCGGTATCTGGTACAACCACGTTGCTCTTGGCGGTGGATTCGGTCCCGGCTTCAAGGTCGCTGCCGGCTACGACTTTGTCGGAGACGGCTTCTACCCGTCAAGCGGCCCCAAGGCCCCCGATGAAGACCCTCTCGACACCCGTGGTCACGGCACCCATGTCGCCGGTATTGTCGCTGGCAAGACTGACTCCTGGGTCGGTGTCGCCCCCGAGGCCACCCTCCACGCCTACAAGGTCttctccaacgccgccagCACCGATACCGCCACTTTGATTGAGTCCTTCCTGGCCGCTTATaacgacggcgtcgacatcatcaccgccagtATCGGTGGTGCCAACGGTTGGTCCAACAACGCCTGGGCCGAGGTTGCCTCTCGTTTGGTCGatgagggcgtcgtcgtcaccatctCTGCTGGAAACAGCGGAGCCAACGGCCCCTTCTACGGCAGCTCCGGCTCCTCTGGCAAGAACGTTGTCGCCGTAGCCTCCGTCGAGACCGAGGTCTTCCCAGCCATTCCCTTCGAGGCTACCTATGGCGGCAGTGAAACTGTCCGCGTCGGATACCTCCCTGCCGGAGGCTACTTCCCTCCCACCATTGTCGACTGGCCTATCGTTGCCCTCAACACCGACACCAGTGACCCTGCTGACGGATGCACTCCCTACCCGGCGGGGAGCCCTGACTTGACTGGAAAGATTCCTCTCGTTCGCAGAGGAACTTGCACTTTCCAGGTCAAGCAGGAAAATCTCGCTGCTCTGGGCGCCAAGTACATCCTCATCTACAACAACGGGTCCCCCATGACGACCCCGTCCACCGGCAACACCGACTCTCAGATCGCCATGATCACTGCTGAGTCTGGAGCCGCtttcatcgccgccatcaaggccaaCACTACCGTGACCGCCGACTTCTCGGTCAACCCCGAAATCCCCATTGCCCTCGACTACCCCGCCGGCAACCGCCCCAACATCTTCACCAGCTGGGGTCTGCTGTACGACAACCAGCTGAAGCCTGACATTGGCGCTCCTGGTGGCAACATCTTCTCGACCTACCCTAACGGCGAGTACGCCATCCTGAGTGGAACGTCCATGGCCTGTCCCTACGTCGCTGGTGTCGCCGCCCTCTACATCAGCCAGCATGGTGGCCGCTCCGTCCAGGGCAAGGGTTTTGCCCGCGCTCTGTCCCGCCGCATCATCTCCAGCGGCTACGCTCTGCCCTGGTCTGACGGCACTGCCACCGACTACGGTTACACTGCGCCCCCGGCCCAGGTCGGCAACGGCCAGATTGACGCCTGGAAGGTCCTCCACTACGACACTCAGCTCGAGTTCGAGAAGATCCAGCTCAACGACACCCGTTACTTCTCCCGCTACCACGACATCACCGTCTCCAACAAGGGCAAGTCGGACGTGACGTACAAGTTCTCGGTGCAGCCCAACGCGGGGGTGGACTCCCTCGCCTGGATTCCCGCCTCCGGTGGCCTTCCCGGCACGAACCGCGTCAAGACGTTTACCCAGCTCCGCCCCAAGACGTACACGCCCGAGATCAGCTTCCCCCGCGACTTCACCCTGAAGGCCGGCGAGAGCAAGACCGTCTCGGTCAACTTCAACAACCCGGACAACCTCGGCTGGAACACCACCGGCTTGCCCCTCTATGGAGGCAAGGTCATCATCCAGGGCAGCAACGGCGAGCAGGTGTCGGTCCCCTATGCCGGTGTCGGTGCCGATCTCCGCAACacgctcggcggcgtccacGAGGCCGGCTGGCCGCAGTCTGTCTCGACGGTTGACGACACGCCCATCAGCGAAAAGGCGACGTACTCTTTCGACCTGAGCATTGAGGCCCAGGATTTCCCCAAGATCTACCAGAAGCTCTTGTGGGGAACCCGCCAGACGCGCTGGGATATCTTTGACGCCAGCTGGACAGAGCGCCAGTGGGTGTACCCTCccgtcgagggcaagaaCGGCTACATCGGCTCCGTCGCCTCGTGGGTGGGTTCTGGCAATGTCCAGACGTTTGACCCTGCACAGTACAACCCTGACCAGACCTTCACTTACCCCATCACCGACGTCCCCCGCGACACGGCTGCAACGTACAACGAGCACTGGTGGTTCGGCAAGCTGGGCAACGGCAGCCAGATCGCGCCGGGCGAATACCAGTTCCGCTTCGCGGCTCTCCGCCCCTTCGGCAACCCCACGCACGCTGACAACTGGGATGTCTACAGGACGCCCAAGATCACCATCACTGGACAGTACTAG
- a CDS encoding Putative S-adenosyl-L-methionine-dependent methyltransferase superfamily: MTIEEQEPENFNNAHKADFKSIYNQPDPRAYFAALTPLGYQIPQRALPVIDRVLALSSVTHDATITTITTDDNVKPGIIKVLDVCCSYGINAALLRHDLDLDGLAAHYASTPKLSAAEQTAADKRFFASRPRRPWVEVLGLDSAPGAVSYAVETGLLTAGFAEDLEVSEPSPALRAALRDVSVVVCRGGVGYVSATTFARAAACVRDAGRRLWVLSFVLRVFLFEGVAARLAEEHGLVTERVEGAVFRQRRFVSGEERRAAMEDVRRRGLDGGGLEADGWFWAECWVTRPRGAEARMEDVLGSVGVLRV, from the coding sequence ATGACCATCGAAGAGCAGGAGCCCGAGAACTTCAACAACGCCCACAAGGCTGACTTCAAGTCCATATACAACCAGCCTGACCCGCGCGCCTACTTCGCCGCCTTGACGCCGCTGGGCTACCAGATACCACAGCGCGCCCTCCCCGTCATCGACCGCGTCCTGGCGCTCTCGTCGGTCACGCACGAtgccaccatcaccaccatcactACCGACGATAACGTCAAACCGGGCATCATCAAGGTCCTAGACGTGTGCTGCTCCTACGGCATCAACGCCGCTCTCCTCCgccacgacctcgacctcgacggcctcgcggcGCACTACGCGTCCACGCCAAAACTTTCGGCCGCCGAGCAGACAGCCGCGGACAAGCGCTTCTTCGCGTcgcgcccgcggcggccCTGGGTGGAGGTTCTCGGGCTGGACTCCGCGCCCGGGGCGGTGTCCTACGCCGTGGAGACGGGGCTCCTGACGGCCGGCTTCGCGGAGGACCTGGAGGTCTCGgagccctcgccggcgctgCGGGCCGCGCTGCGGGACGTGAGCGTCGTGGTGTGCAGGGGGGGCGTGGGCTAcgtgtcggcgacgacgttcgcgcgggcggcggcgtgcgTGAGGGACGCCGGACGGCGGCTGTGGGTGCTGTCGTTCGTGCTGCGCGTGTTCCTGTTCGAGGGGGTCGCGGCGCggctggcggaggagcaCGGGCTCGTGACGGAGAGGGTCGAGGGGGCGGTCttccggcagcggcggttcgtctcgggcgaggagcggagggcggcgatggaggacgtgaggaggagggggctggacggcggcgggctggaggCGGACGGGTGGTTCTGGGCCGAGTGCTGggtgacgaggccgaggggggcggaggcgCGGATGGAGGACGTTTTGGGGTCTGTTGGTGTTTTGAGGGTATGA